The DNA segment TCATTATTCTCTGTTTTACTTTTATAGGACATGGATTATTGTGATGCTTCTTGCCAGTTCTCTCTCATTTATGAATTGTTATGTTCCCCCACTACAGTTTTACTCTTTTGGATTCTCCTATGTAGCTGCTATAAATCATTCCTTGCAGCAACTTGAGGCTGAGCATATGGAATTGGACAGGTACATATCATTATTGTTtctaagtgttttttttttcatgtttgtggGATCTTGTTTGCTTTTAATTGTTTCATGTGTACGGTAATGTAGTTGGACACGAGTTTGTTCGCTGGATTGTTAGGAAATGAGACATTATGCTTCTTATACAAGTAGAAAAACTAAATATTATCTTTGTCTATCTGAATTTTCACACTTCTCTTTCTTTGCCCCTAGTTAATTTCAGTTACCTCAATACTTGATAGTTaaattgttttgtatattttaatGTATTATGAATAATTATgatattggttttttttaaaaataaatttcgTGACGCGGTAAGCGCGTTACTAAAGACCGCCACCTGGGCTTCTGTGACATGGATTCATGTAATCTCTAACGTTGGATTGAATGTTACGAAATGTATCATCAGTAAAAAAATCAGCCACATAATGTTTGGTAACGCACATGGCAACGTTCAGGCCACGTTACAGAATATCTAAATGTGCTCTCCAATGTCCCTAAATGTGAAATTTCTTGTTGTGTTCGGACAAGGTCATATGCTTACCAGCATTTTAATGAACACACACATTGTCCTTTAGTAAAGAAGATGATCAAACAATGGTAGTtgtagcataaaaaaaaaattgcacaaaCTGATGAAGAAGAACCCTAATGAAAATATTAATGAATCTAATGAATTGTGAAAGGGAGAAACTACCAAATGCtttatgcaaaacaaaaaaaaaaaaaaacttgttgggGGTGCTCCaatagaaggagaaaaaaaagggaaaaagcttATCGATCGACTGATGTGATTCAACAAGGTCAAAGGTTGATTTGCCGATCTAGCAAACCGTTCATCTTCCACATAAACCGCACAAAATTTTTGGCATATGTGGCACTGGCAACGGCCATAATTGTTGCCAATAGAAGCTCGAGACTGAAGGTTTGATCAAGGCAACTTCCTTTTTATTCCAACAGCTTGATGGGAGAAGAAGAACCAAGTGCTCAGCCCTCCGCCCACTGACAATACACCAAAAATGGCGTGGTGGAGCGAGGTAGGGCGATACAGGCTATGGCATACAATAACCTTGATAACTTAGATTATACTAAAGTATAtatagatttcaaatttaattatttatgatgttttgggaagagaaaaaaagttcaaagagaaaattcTCTCTGGCTCAGATATCAATGTCGGCAGATACCTGTAACAATATAACACCAACCCGAATCTCGCAGGCGAACAGTAATCCAAACCAGCCAGTTCTCAATAAGATGGAAGGAGTGCATCCAATAATTCTTCATCCAACTCCAGGGCAGCCATAACATGAGGGAGAAGGCAGACTTCCAGATCCATGCCTGAAATTCTACCATCAAACTTATTGGCACTCCCGCTGAGCACCGCCAACCCTTTCCCCCACCCAAAGTCGCTCCCATACATCTCTAACCATGGGGAGCTGGCCACCATAACATCATTCGATTCAAACCCATTCACATCATACAATTGTATGTTCATGAGCCACTGCCAACCCATGTTGGCTGTTTCCCGCAACACGGTCTCATGCAGCGCCCGGGCTGCCCAACCCAGGTCCTGCCCAAGCAGATCACCCACCTTGGCCTCCGTCGACAAGAATAGCATGCAACTGCCGAAGTACTCCCAGGGCAAAGTTGGGTCCAGCCTCTTTTGAAGCCCGGCTGCAACCTTGCAGGCAGTGATCTGGTCGCCCTGGAGCTTCCGGGCCCATGTTATGGTCCGCCACATGAGCCCAACAAGTGCCTGCAACGACGAGATCTCACCCCTCTGCAGCTTCGAGCGCTTGTTGGCCTTGGCCTTGATCCGGGATATGGCTTGGGCACTGAAGCAGAAGATTCTTTCTCAGACTGCTGGAAGTTTGAGCCTCTCAATGCGGTGTTCAGACAGTGGGAAGTGGACTTGGTGGAGCTCCTTGGGGATCTGGGCTCGCTCCATCAATGGCGGTCGCGATATGGTTTCATGGCCGGCATTGAGCTCAGACCAGGAGTTGAAGAAGTGCCAGAAGGACTCGCCGTCAGCTGTGGTATGGTTGAGGGAGCAGCCTATCAAGACACCGTCCTCCAACTCCGTTACCAGAAATGAATGCATTTCATTAGATGCATCGAACTCAAAATTTCGTttcattctcaaaattttcactcCCAGTAAAACTCATTTTTATATGCCCAAATCCACACATTCAACTTCTCTTTCCCAACCGAAAGCCAATCTAGAACCTTaatctatttgatttatgcaACTTATATTGTATTCCATCCTGTTCATCCCCAATGAACCCACTCAATTAAGGTACAAGACCTTGATTTTAGCTTGACTGTTTTCTTCTAGGCTGCTCTGATCGGCCCAATTACCGTTAAGCTTGACCTGAATTATAAGGGATTGCTTTAATACGgttaatttcaaaaaatcaaatcatgtcGACTGCAGGAACCATATTATTCCTATTTCAGCTCCAcgtagaaatattttaaaaaattattctgACAAGTCACAGCCTATGCAATCTTGTCTGAAGGACAGTATATGTCCCCAGAATGCAGGCAATGCTATAGCTTTGATTTGAACAAAACCAGTGCTCGTGGAGTAAGCATGCACGCAGTTAGCACAAACCtgaagaaatatgaaaatgagCGTTTCAAGTGGCTCAACTTTTACTTCAGTTCTGGTAACAGCACAATGGGCTCCTCAGTAAGAGTTTTTCCAAAACGATCCTCCCTTCTGAAAAAGCAGATTGCTTCATATCTAACCGGCCCACTTGGgcttttaattttctatttttttattagataAATTAACATACCGATGTTTATGATATCGAATTGTTTATGggtgagagagggagatggacaTCAAGTAGACGGCTAGAACGTTGTCGACTAAATCATGAATGCTTTTGTCCTTTGCCGCAGATAGAAAATTGAGAACAATGATTCAACTTTCGGCCTATTTTTACAGATAATGCACATGACGACCGTTAGTAAAATTACACAAAACTGTTGACTTGATAAAATAAACATGAtccaaaaatgttaaaatatgctccaaagaaaataaatatgttatgtattttttttcagtttttttaatgccgaACAGTTTTTCTTCCCTtaaatttacttatcttttgatgtttgtgttattagtttcccacttattttattttctccttattttcagtttttttaaattttaaaaaaattatcatatttttcctgcttttttttcgttttttcaagctcatcgtattatacttaaaaaaaaccTCACCCCCAAAACTAAAAATGTTCGATTTACACATGTTATGTTAAAGCATCGAAGTAAATATATATTGATGGTAAACTCCATCTTATTCTCGTTGTGTACGCAAACTAGCACACAAAACTCATTCTCAGTGTTCGTAcgctctttcattttttttttccatttcttggaatcttttttctttcctcaagAGTAATTAGTCATCGTTCAGTTCGGTGCCAACCGCTGGCCCATCAGTAAACGCCAGACCGTAGCAAAGCAACGGAAACCGACGGGTGCCACAGTAGGCTGACCTcccctcccttttcttttatccAATATCTCCTTCACCGGGCAGACCAGCCAAACTCCATCTTATTCCTATATCAATTGTTGCATCAGATCAATATTTAGTATAGGTGAACATATTCTTGGTTCATAAAGAAGTAGATTAGGTACAAAG comes from the Nymphaea colorata isolate Beijing-Zhang1983 chromosome 14, ASM883128v2, whole genome shotgun sequence genome and includes:
- the LOC116267630 gene encoding uncharacterized acetyltransferase At3g50280-like — translated: MHSFLVTELEDGVLIGCSLNHTTADGESFWHFFNSWSELNAGHETISRPPLMERAQIPKELHQVHFPLAQAISRIKAKANKRSKLQRGEISSLQALVGLMWRTITWARKLQGDQITACKVAAGLQKRLDPTLPWEYFGSCMLFLSTEAKVGDLLGQDLGWAARALHETVLRETANMGWQWLMNIQLYDVNGFESNDVMVASSPWLEMYGSDFGWGKGLAVLSGSANKFDGRISGMDLEVCLLPHVMAALELDEELLDALLPSY